A stretch of Lathyrus oleraceus cultivar Zhongwan6 chromosome 6, CAAS_Psat_ZW6_1.0, whole genome shotgun sequence DNA encodes these proteins:
- the LOC127096742 gene encoding dihydrodipicolinate reductase-like protein CRR1, chloroplastic, with product MAALSCQFHSTNYLNSQKLKSRSKNFIISCSSQPIQSNIKVVINGAAKEIGRAAVLAVTKARGMEVAGAIDTHYVGEDIGQVCGMEEPLEIPILNDLTMVLGSISQSKATAVVVDFTDPSTVYDNVKQATAFGMKSVVYIPRIKSDTVAALSALCDKASTGVLVAPTLSIGSILLQQAAISASFHYRNVEIVESKANANDLPSADANQIASNLSNLGQIYNREDSSTDVKARGQVLGDGIRVHSLVLPGLPSSTTVHFSGLGEIYTIKHDITDVQCLMPGLLLAIRKVVRLKNLVYGLEKFL from the exons ATGGCAGCCTTAAGCTGCCAGTTTCATTCCACTAACTACTTGAATTCTCAGAAGCTTAAAAGCAGAAGCAAGAATTTCATAATTTCATGCTCATCGCAGCCTATACAAAGCAATATAAAG GTTGTGATAAATGGAGCAGCCAAGGAAATAGGAAGAGCTGCAGTATTAGCTGTGACAAAAGCTAGAGGAATGGAAGTTGCTGGAGCCATTGATACTCACTATGTTGGAGAAGATATTGGACAG GTTTGTGGAATGGAAGAGCCCCTTGAAATTCCCATACTAAATGACCTTACTATGGTTTTGGGCTCTATATCTCAG TCCAAGGCCACAGCAGTTGTAGTTGATTTCACAGACCCTTCCACAGTCTATGACAATGTAAAACAG GCAACAGCATTTGGCATGAAAAGCGTCGTTTACATACCGCGAATCAAATCAGATACGGTAGCAGCATTATCTGCATTATGTGACAAAGCCAGCACG GGTGTTTTGGTTGCTCCAACTCTTTCAATAGGATCAATATTATTACAGCAGGCTGCAATTTCAGCTTCTTTCCATTACCGCAACGTCGAAATCGTGGAATCCAAGGCTAATGCAAAT GATCTTCCATCAGCAGATGCAAACCAAATTGCGAGCAATCTCTCGAACCTCGGTCAAATCTATAACAGAGAAGATTCCTCAACAGATGTTAAGGCAAGGGGTCAAGTTTTGGGAGATGGAATTCGTGTGCATAGCTTGGTCTTGCCAGGGCTTCCTTCTAGTACAACAGTTCACTTTTCGGGTCTAGGAGAG ATTTACACCATCAAGCATGATATTACAGATGTACAATGTCTCATGCCAGGGTTGCTGTTAGCCATTAGAAAAGTAGTGCGACTCAAG AACTTGGTATATGGCTTGGAGAAGTTTTTGTGA